In a genomic window of Holophagaceae bacterium:
- a CDS encoding PBP1A family penicillin-binding protein → MRFLLLASVAVILGGGLVFAVFWSIYSREADSYLTYFAIRVPKTITKVLDRNGDIIGVFAEEHRVVIPYGDIPRAFIGGIIATEDADFLKHRGVDPKGFLRAAWNFAKSGGKRKEGASTLTMQLVRTVTAKRQKQLDRKLKEIILATKLEKAYSKKQILEMYANEVYFGGGRYGIESAAQYYFGKSAPQLLPEEAAMLAGLVQNPNWYNPYNPDPKSRAAAKVRRDHVLRRMAAEHYLKASDAETLIQRPIRLARENAQEEQVAPYVVEEVRKYLYEKYGREAVLNGGLEVTTTIDALWQAGANDAVRKGLRNVDRRRGFRKDAIAVVNEPETAKLPGWNRYFEAGDSVRGIILGWTDGTATVRIGNAKLEAPPNSFAWAGKGIEKILVRGSSPRFLIKEQREGLPTKVELDQEPEVEAALMAIDPKNGEIRAMVGGYEFNRSKFNRAMQAQRQVGSSMKAFVYGAAFEQGKTSASIVNDVPTTFVDAEHFSISTSPEGIVSARPTARGAKSYEPKNYERDFWGPIPIWEAIRDSRNVAAVRTLEEIGIQNAIAFARKAGIQSVIPPYPSLALGAADLNLREMTRAYATIGNGGVQCPQPFFIKRIVDRNGRELESFEGSPGEPLIDPAVAFELVQCLQGVATAGTGSRTNELNWPVAGKTGTTNDHTDAWFLGFSTRIACGVWVGLDTKKTIFKGADGGKVAVPIWVEFMKTALPTTPREDFKAPDTVEWANIDHMTGLLASGATTDKVLHLAFPRGAAPKESTDAEAIKRILEGKAKARSQASEIKLWGQDLPKDQPAEPVDFTKMEVPKEQ, encoded by the coding sequence GTGAGATTCCTGCTCTTGGCCTCCGTCGCCGTGATACTGGGCGGGGGCCTGGTGTTCGCCGTCTTCTGGTCCATCTATTCCCGCGAAGCGGACAGCTACCTCACCTATTTCGCGATCCGGGTTCCCAAGACCATCACCAAGGTGCTGGACCGCAACGGCGACATCATCGGCGTCTTCGCGGAAGAGCACCGCGTGGTCATTCCCTACGGGGATATTCCGCGGGCCTTCATCGGGGGCATCATCGCCACGGAGGACGCGGATTTTCTCAAGCACCGGGGCGTGGATCCCAAAGGGTTCCTGAGGGCCGCCTGGAATTTCGCGAAGTCAGGCGGCAAGCGGAAGGAGGGCGCCAGCACGCTCACCATGCAGCTGGTGCGCACGGTCACGGCCAAGCGGCAGAAGCAGCTCGACCGTAAATTGAAAGAGATCATCCTGGCCACCAAGCTCGAAAAGGCCTACTCGAAAAAACAGATCCTGGAGATGTACGCCAACGAAGTCTATTTCGGCGGCGGCCGCTACGGCATCGAGTCCGCGGCCCAGTATTATTTCGGGAAAAGCGCTCCCCAATTGCTTCCGGAAGAAGCCGCCATGCTCGCCGGCCTCGTCCAGAATCCCAACTGGTACAACCCCTACAATCCCGACCCGAAATCGAGGGCCGCGGCGAAAGTTCGCCGCGACCATGTGCTGAGGCGCATGGCGGCGGAGCATTACCTGAAGGCATCCGACGCGGAAACGCTCATCCAGCGCCCCATCCGGCTGGCGCGGGAGAACGCGCAGGAGGAACAGGTCGCGCCCTATGTGGTGGAGGAGGTGCGCAAATACCTGTATGAAAAGTACGGCCGGGAAGCGGTGCTGAACGGTGGATTGGAGGTCACGACCACCATCGATGCGCTATGGCAGGCCGGCGCGAACGACGCCGTGCGCAAGGGGCTACGGAACGTGGACCGGCGCCGGGGCTTCCGCAAGGATGCCATCGCGGTGGTGAACGAGCCGGAGACCGCCAAACTGCCGGGTTGGAACCGCTACTTCGAGGCGGGGGATTCCGTGCGGGGAATCATCCTCGGCTGGACGGACGGCACCGCGACCGTGCGCATCGGCAACGCCAAGCTGGAAGCGCCGCCGAATTCCTTCGCGTGGGCTGGAAAGGGCATCGAGAAAATCCTGGTGCGCGGATCGAGTCCGCGCTTCCTCATCAAAGAGCAGAGGGAGGGCTTGCCCACCAAAGTCGAGCTGGACCAGGAACCGGAAGTGGAAGCGGCGCTGATGGCCATCGATCCGAAAAACGGCGAGATCCGCGCCATGGTGGGAGGCTATGAGTTCAACCGCTCCAAGTTCAACCGCGCCATGCAGGCGCAGCGCCAAGTCGGCTCCAGCATGAAGGCCTTCGTGTACGGGGCCGCCTTCGAACAAGGCAAGACTTCCGCATCCATCGTGAACGATGTCCCCACGACCTTTGTGGATGCGGAGCACTTCAGCATCTCCACTTCGCCCGAAGGGATCGTGTCGGCGCGGCCCACGGCCCGGGGGGCGAAATCCTACGAACCGAAGAACTACGAGCGCGATTTCTGGGGCCCGATTCCCATCTGGGAAGCCATCCGGGACAGCCGCAATGTCGCAGCCGTGCGGACCCTAGAGGAAATCGGCATCCAGAACGCCATCGCTTTCGCCAGGAAGGCCGGGATCCAAAGCGTGATCCCGCCCTATCCGAGCCTGGCCCTGGGCGCGGCCGACCTGAATCTCCGCGAGATGACGCGCGCCTACGCGACCATCGGAAACGGCGGCGTGCAGTGCCCCCAGCCCTTTTTCATCAAGCGCATCGTGGACCGCAACGGCCGCGAGCTGGAATCCTTCGAAGGCTCGCCCGGCGAACCGCTGATCGACCCGGCCGTGGCCTTCGAGCTGGTCCAATGCCTGCAGGGCGTGGCCACCGCGGGCACCGGTTCCCGCACCAACGAATTGAATTGGCCGGTGGCCGGGAAGACCGGCACCACCAACGACCACACGGACGCCTGGTTCCTGGGCTTCTCGACGCGCATCGCCTGCGGCGTATGGGTCGGCCTCGACACCAAGAAGACCATCTTCAAAGGCGCCGACGGCGGGAAGGTGGCCGTGCCCATCTGGGTGGAATTCATGAAGACCGCGCTGCCCACGACCCCGCGGGAGGATTTCAAGGCGCCGGACACTGTGGAGTGGGCGAACATCGACCACATGACGGGCCTGCTGGCCAGCGGAGCGACCACGGACAAGGTGCTGCACCTGGCCTTTCCCCGGGGCGCGGCGCCGAAGGAATCCACCGATGCGGAAGCCATCAAGCGGATCCTCGAAGGCAAGGCCAAGGCCCGTTCCCAGGCCTCGGAGATCAAACTTTGGGGCCAGGACCTGCCGAAGGACCAGCCCGCGGAGCCCGTCGATTTCACGAAGATGGAAGTGCCGAAGGAGCAGTGA
- a CDS encoding NAD(+)/NADH kinase, giving the protein MSPTAAIIAKAKSPLLPKTLAEVAPCFLGRGWRLVADASLAGPWSEAGLDPASLQIDEGLGDAPELGLVLGGDGTLLSAARRVGLRGAKLLGVNLGSLGFLTPHSAPDAKRAVEAYLAGELAEDPRMMLHAELWRDGGKIMEAEILNDAVLAKGALARIMDMHLSVNGQEAALIKADGLIVATPTGSTAYSLSADGPILHPGLEALVISPICPHSLTLRPLVVDAAMRVAITVGDAEDAHLTLDGQIGQAVRQDDRVEVSRSPHTITLLQSPALPYFQLLQQKLHWADR; this is encoded by the coding sequence ATGTCCCCCACCGCGGCGATAATCGCCAAAGCCAAATCCCCCCTGCTGCCAAAAACCCTGGCCGAAGTGGCGCCATGCTTTCTCGGCCGGGGCTGGCGCCTGGTGGCGGACGCCTCGCTCGCGGGCCCCTGGTCCGAAGCAGGCCTGGACCCCGCTTCCCTCCAGATCGATGAGGGCCTGGGAGATGCTCCCGAGCTGGGCCTGGTGCTCGGGGGGGACGGCACATTGCTGTCCGCCGCGCGGCGCGTGGGCCTGCGCGGCGCGAAACTGCTGGGCGTCAACCTCGGCTCCCTGGGTTTCCTCACGCCGCATTCCGCGCCGGACGCCAAGCGGGCCGTGGAGGCCTACCTCGCCGGGGAACTGGCCGAGGATCCCCGCATGATGCTGCACGCGGAACTCTGGAGGGACGGCGGAAAGATCATGGAGGCTGAAATCCTGAATGATGCTGTGCTGGCCAAAGGGGCCCTGGCGCGCATCATGGACATGCACCTATCGGTGAACGGCCAGGAGGCCGCGCTCATCAAGGCCGACGGCCTGATCGTGGCCACCCCCACGGGATCCACGGCCTATTCGCTCTCGGCGGACGGCCCCATCCTGCATCCCGGGCTCGAAGCCCTGGTCATCTCCCCCATCTGCCCCCACAGCCTGACGCTCCGGCCCCTGGTGGTGGATGCGGCCATGCGCGTGGCCATCACCGTCGGCGACGCGGAGGACGCGCACCTGACCCTGGACGGACAGATCGGCCAGGCTGTGCGGCAGGATGACCGCGTGGAGGTGAGCCGCAGCCCCCACACCATCACCCTGCTGCAAAGCCCCGCCCTGCCCTACTTCCAGCTGCTGCAGCAGAAGCTGCACTGGGCGGACCGGTAA
- a CDS encoding phospho-N-acetylmuramoyl-pentapeptide-transferase, protein MLPWLLYPFREFIPGVSVFRYITFRAAMAAAFAFALSLIFGPFVIRTLRRLNMGQHIREEGPQNHKGKAGTPTMGGILILLVTTLSTLLWCDLKSIPIWVALASLIGFGAVGAVDDTRKLLKKKNEGLRSWQKMAWLTAIALVVAFLIHDFGLRGAHTSQLSMPFFKNYQPDVGYFLLPWIAFVMVGTSNAVNLTDGLDGLAIGGTLIVAITFGILAYVAGNVKIASYLVVPYVAGGAELSIFMSAMAGACLGFLWFNAHPAEVFMGDTGALGLGGALATTALIIKQELLLSIAGGLFVIEAVSVIIQISSFKLRDGKRIFRMAPFHHHMELGGLHENKVVIRLWITAVVCSVLALASLKLR, encoded by the coding sequence ATGCTGCCTTGGCTTCTCTATCCCTTCCGCGAGTTCATCCCCGGCGTTTCCGTCTTCCGCTATATCACGTTCCGCGCGGCCATGGCCGCGGCCTTCGCCTTTGCGCTGTCGCTGATCTTCGGGCCCTTCGTGATCCGGACGCTGCGCCGCCTGAACATGGGCCAGCACATCCGCGAGGAGGGGCCTCAGAACCACAAGGGCAAGGCGGGGACGCCCACCATGGGCGGCATCCTGATCCTGCTGGTGACGACCCTCTCGACGCTGCTCTGGTGCGATCTGAAGAGCATCCCCATCTGGGTGGCGCTGGCATCCCTCATCGGCTTCGGCGCCGTGGGCGCGGTGGACGACACCCGGAAACTGCTGAAGAAGAAGAACGAAGGCCTCCGCTCCTGGCAGAAAATGGCCTGGCTCACCGCCATTGCCCTGGTGGTGGCCTTCCTCATCCATGATTTCGGCCTGCGCGGCGCGCACACCAGCCAGTTGTCGATGCCCTTCTTCAAGAATTACCAGCCGGACGTGGGCTACTTCCTGCTGCCCTGGATCGCCTTCGTGATGGTGGGCACGAGCAATGCCGTGAACCTCACGGATGGACTGGACGGCCTGGCCATCGGCGGCACGCTCATCGTGGCGATCACCTTCGGGATCCTGGCCTACGTGGCGGGGAACGTGAAAATCGCGAGCTACCTGGTGGTGCCCTACGTCGCGGGCGGCGCCGAATTGAGCATCTTCATGAGCGCCATGGCCGGCGCCTGCCTCGGCTTCCTCTGGTTCAACGCGCACCCCGCGGAAGTCTTCATGGGCGATACCGGGGCCCTCGGCCTGGGCGGAGCCCTCGCGACCACGGCCCTCATCATCAAGCAGGAATTGCTGCTCTCCATCGCCGGGGGGCTCTTCGTCATCGAGGCCGTGAGCGTGATCATCCAGATCAGCAGCTTCAAGCTCCGCGATGGCAAGCGGATTTTCCGCATGGCGCCCTTCCACCACCACATGGAACTGGGCGGCCTGCACGAGAACAAGGTCGTCATCCGGCTCTGGATCACCGCCGTGGTGTGTTCGGTGCTGGCGCTGGCCTCGCTGAAGCTGCGTTGA
- a CDS encoding class I SAM-dependent DNA methyltransferase: MPRNVRDFITRWQAADGPERGNMQLFLHELIQTLDLPQPEPTGASSGYCFEKQVPNYNPEGKFTKNYMDLYKAGCFILEAKRTSDALRAQRGSGGGGGGKGQKPMVHAPGLPGLIEEPRTPGYRANATYDAKLEAAFIQGIRYAMALGLQGPPPPFLIVCDIGHSFHIWNRYDPKAGGGYGGFGARRIIMLEELEDPEIQTYFRTIWTNPKALDTSRLRAQVTRGIAQELGELAKELQSATRSKDEVAHFLMRCVFTCFAEDIGLLPGKPFTEGLRHLEKDPDEAHAFLQGWWKVMDEGGKWGWEKVLRFNGGLFKDTSVPPLSQAQIALLRLAAEKDWRDVEPAIFGTLLESALEDDERHRLGAHYTPRAYIQRLVDATFGQELRRQWTEVEDELAGILEQGNTEAAVDAAKAKLRAFHQHLATLQFLDPACGSGNFLYVAFDTLKRLEGEVLRRMEELGEWFSALELSHERISPAQFKGIEINPWAAGIAELVLWIAYLQWFRHNHPAGNPPEPVLQNYGSIEQRDAVLDFDGEEATGTSRWDGKTTKLDARGREVPDDTARAHTTRLLNPRPALWPQADYIIGNPPFLGNASMLGNLGVGYTEALRAAYPEVPDTVDFVLYWWHKAALAVRSGRTQRFGLITTNSLRQVRQRGVIEFHLSPSSLFKNRINMVNRDEGDKGDDYKPLKLLWAIPDHPWHGEGAAVRIAMTVAGLEGSPVLARVVSEPKTPDPEHAAAGLVIEEAPVDSIHEDLSGGARVADAMALKANDGLASRGMQLIGSGFIVTPAQWKDWKRPTVVHPYRNGRDLTDHPREVMVIDLYGLAEEEVRKTYPAIYQHLLQTVKPEREENNDSTTRKNWWIFGRNREEIRPALKGLSRFIATVETSKHRTFQFLDGATVPDNMIVVIASGDALHLGILSSRFHVVWALAVGALLGVGNTPRYSKSRCFDPFPFPDATKAQAARIRDLAEELDAHRKRAQALGLGITAQYNLLERLRSGEPLTEKEQATDAQGLVSLLLALHQKLDAAVAEAYGWDADLSEPDILERLVALNQARALEEAKGKVRWLRPDYQAPHPPTGNAEKQAATSKR, translated from the coding sequence ATGCCCCGGAACGTACGAGACTTCATCACCCGCTGGCAGGCCGCGGATGGCCCTGAGCGCGGGAACATGCAGCTCTTTTTGCATGAGCTGATCCAGACCTTGGATCTCCCGCAGCCTGAACCCACCGGCGCCTCCAGCGGCTACTGCTTCGAAAAGCAGGTGCCGAACTACAACCCCGAAGGCAAATTCACCAAGAACTACATGGATCTGTACAAGGCCGGCTGCTTCATTTTGGAGGCCAAGCGGACATCGGATGCTTTGCGGGCGCAGCGTGGATCGGGCGGCGGAGGCGGGGGCAAGGGGCAGAAACCGATGGTCCATGCTCCCGGCTTGCCCGGTCTGATCGAAGAGCCGCGCACGCCGGGCTACCGCGCCAATGCCACCTATGACGCGAAACTCGAAGCGGCCTTCATCCAGGGCATCAGATATGCCATGGCCCTGGGCCTTCAGGGGCCGCCGCCGCCCTTCCTCATCGTGTGCGACATCGGCCACAGCTTCCACATCTGGAACCGCTACGACCCCAAGGCGGGCGGCGGCTACGGCGGTTTCGGCGCGCGGCGCATCATCATGCTCGAGGAGCTGGAAGATCCTGAAATCCAAACCTATTTCCGCACCATCTGGACAAACCCGAAAGCGCTGGACACCAGCCGCCTGCGGGCCCAAGTCACGCGCGGCATCGCCCAGGAACTAGGCGAGCTCGCCAAGGAACTGCAAAGCGCCACCCGGAGCAAGGATGAAGTCGCGCACTTTCTCATGCGCTGCGTCTTCACCTGCTTCGCCGAAGACATCGGCCTGCTGCCCGGCAAGCCCTTCACCGAGGGCTTGCGGCACCTTGAAAAAGATCCCGACGAAGCCCATGCCTTTCTTCAAGGCTGGTGGAAAGTCATGGACGAAGGCGGTAAATGGGGCTGGGAGAAGGTGCTCCGCTTCAACGGCGGCCTGTTCAAGGACACAAGCGTTCCACCACTCTCTCAAGCGCAGATCGCCCTCCTGCGCCTGGCTGCGGAAAAGGACTGGCGCGATGTCGAACCCGCGATCTTCGGCACGCTGCTGGAAAGCGCGCTGGAAGACGACGAACGCCATCGCCTGGGCGCGCATTACACGCCCCGCGCCTACATCCAGCGCCTGGTGGACGCCACCTTTGGCCAGGAGTTGCGCCGCCAGTGGACGGAAGTGGAAGACGAACTCGCGGGGATCCTGGAGCAAGGCAATACCGAAGCCGCCGTCGATGCCGCCAAGGCCAAGCTCCGCGCCTTCCACCAGCACCTGGCCACGCTGCAATTCCTGGATCCCGCCTGCGGCAGCGGCAACTTTCTGTACGTGGCCTTCGACACCTTGAAACGTCTGGAAGGCGAAGTGCTGCGCCGCATGGAGGAGCTGGGGGAATGGTTTTCGGCCCTGGAGCTGTCCCACGAGCGCATTTCCCCGGCCCAGTTCAAAGGCATCGAGATCAACCCGTGGGCCGCGGGCATCGCCGAGCTGGTGCTGTGGATCGCGTACCTGCAATGGTTCCGCCACAACCATCCAGCGGGCAATCCGCCCGAGCCCGTGTTGCAGAACTACGGCAGCATCGAGCAGCGGGATGCCGTGTTGGATTTTGATGGCGAAGAAGCCACTGGAACCAGCCGCTGGGATGGCAAAACCACCAAGCTCGATGCGCGGGGCCGCGAAGTGCCGGATGACACCGCGCGCGCCCACACCACGCGGCTGCTGAACCCAAGGCCGGCGCTTTGGCCCCAGGCCGACTACATCATCGGCAATCCGCCCTTCCTAGGCAACGCCTCCATGCTGGGCAACCTGGGCGTGGGCTACACCGAGGCGCTGCGCGCGGCCTACCCCGAGGTGCCGGATACCGTGGATTTCGTCCTCTACTGGTGGCACAAGGCTGCGCTGGCGGTACGTTCGGGCAGGACACAGCGGTTTGGGCTGATCACCACCAACAGCCTGCGGCAGGTGCGCCAACGCGGAGTCATCGAATTCCATTTATCCCCTTCATCCCTGTTTAAAAACAGAATAAACATGGTTAACAGGGATGAAGGGGATAAAGGGGATGACTACAAACCATTGAAGCTTTTGTGGGCAATCCCCGATCATCCCTGGCACGGCGAAGGCGCCGCCGTGCGCATCGCCATGACCGTGGCCGGGCTGGAAGGTTCGCCCGTGCTCGCCCGTGTCGTATCCGAACCAAAAACCCCCGATCCCGAGCACGCCGCCGCAGGTTTGGTGATCGAAGAAGCGCCCGTGGACAGCATCCACGAAGACTTGAGCGGTGGCGCCCGCGTGGCGGATGCCATGGCGTTGAAGGCCAACGATGGCCTTGCGAGTCGCGGTATGCAACTGATCGGTTCAGGCTTCATCGTCACACCCGCGCAATGGAAGGATTGGAAGCGCCCCACCGTGGTCCATCCCTACCGCAATGGCCGTGACCTCACGGACCATCCACGAGAAGTCATGGTCATTGATCTGTACGGGTTGGCTGAGGAGGAGGTTCGAAAAACCTACCCGGCCATCTACCAGCATCTGCTCCAGACTGTGAAACCCGAACGGGAAGAGAACAATGACTCAACCACTCGAAAGAATTGGTGGATTTTCGGACGGAATCGCGAGGAAATCCGCCCTGCCTTGAAGGGCCTGTCCCGCTTCATCGCCACGGTGGAAACGAGCAAGCACCGCACCTTCCAGTTCCTGGATGGCGCCACGGTGCCCGATAACATGATCGTGGTCATCGCCAGCGGAGACGCCCTGCATCTGGGCATCCTCAGCAGCCGCTTCCATGTCGTGTGGGCACTGGCTGTGGGCGCATTACTGGGTGTTGGGAACACGCCTCGTTATTCGAAATCCCGCTGTTTCGACCCCTTTCCTTTCCCCGATGCCACCAAGGCCCAAGCCGCGCGCATCCGCGATCTGGCCGAAGAGCTGGACGCGCACCGCAAGCGGGCCCAAGCCCTGGGCCTGGGCATCACCGCCCAGTACAACCTGCTGGAGCGCCTGCGCAGCGGCGAACCCTTGACGGAAAAAGAACAAGCGACCGACGCCCAAGGCCTGGTGAGCCTCCTGCTGGCGCTGCACCAGAAGCTGGATGCCGCCGTGGCCGAAGCCTACGGCTGGGACGCCGACCTATCCGAACCCGACATCCTGGAGCGCCTGGTGGCCCTGAACCAGGCCCGCGCCTTGGAGGAAGCGAAGGGCAAGGTCCGCTGGCTGCGACCGGACTATCAGGCGCCACACCCACCCACGGGAAATGCCGAAAAACAAGCAGCGACGTCAAAGCGCTGA